From one Marmota flaviventris isolate mMarFla1 chromosome 1, mMarFla1.hap1, whole genome shotgun sequence genomic stretch:
- the Timm13 gene encoding mitochondrial import inner membrane translocase subunit Tim13 isoform X1, giving the protein MESGFGSDFGGSGGGKLDPGLIMEQVKVQIAVANAQELLQRMTDKCFRKCIGKPGGSLDNSEQKCIAMCMDRYMDAWNTVSRAYNSRLQRERANM; this is encoded by the exons ATGGAGAGCGGATTCGGCTCGGATTTCGGTGGCTCCGGCGGCGGGAAGCTGGACCCGGGGCTCATCATGGAGCAGGTGAAGGTGCAGATTGCCGTGGCCAACGCGCAGGAGCTGCTTCAG AGGATGACCGACAAGTGTTTCCGGAAGTGCATTGGGAAGCCGGGGGGCTCCTTGGACAATTCGGAGCAG aAGTGCATCGCCATGTGCATGGACCGCTATATGGACGCCTGGAACACCGTGTCCCGCGCCTACAACTCGCGGCTGCAGCGGGAACGAGCCAATATGTAA
- the Timm13 gene encoding mitochondrial import inner membrane translocase subunit Tim13 isoform X2: protein MESGFGSDFGGSGGGKLDPGLIMEQRMTDKCFRKCIGKPGGSLDNSEQKCIAMCMDRYMDAWNTVSRAYNSRLQRERANM from the exons ATGGAGAGCGGATTCGGCTCGGATTTCGGTGGCTCCGGCGGCGGGAAGCTGGACCCGGGGCTCATCATGGAGCAG AGGATGACCGACAAGTGTTTCCGGAAGTGCATTGGGAAGCCGGGGGGCTCCTTGGACAATTCGGAGCAG aAGTGCATCGCCATGTGCATGGACCGCTATATGGACGCCTGGAACACCGTGTCCCGCGCCTACAACTCGCGGCTGCAGCGGGAACGAGCCAATATGTAA
- the Tmprss9 gene encoding transmembrane protease serine 9: MEPAADLQLVPGAAEDARARDSAGCRAAIAAVAATSLLAVALGALLALLSTQGVQVEHSAELRGIRYASSLLREDSDYYRTLTPALQALFVSSFRETELEAVCTGCTVLSYRDGNASVLVRFRLHFLRALRPPGLDLEEELLRQGLRASLRGRGVPLAAYGTIVSAELTGSRGGPGTATERDLKSGHCPGSSFSCQSQQCVDTVNPECDDRVDCADGSDEAHCDCGLQPGWRSAGRIVGGVEAAPGEFPWQASLREDQEHFCGATVIGARWLVSAAHCFNEFQDPSQWVAFTGTTHLSGSEASAVRSRVVRIAKHPSYNPDTADFDVAVLELARALPLGRYIQPVCLPAPTHVFPPGRKCLISGWGYLKEDFLVKPEVLQKATVELLDQALCAGLYGPSLTDRMVCAGYLDGKVDSCQGDSGGPLVCEEPSGRFFLAGIVSWGIGCAEAGRPGVYARVTRLRDWILQATSTASKPPAPVVASVPTAPSTAWLTSPESPTVDTPAQPMQATSPAPLGSFMAPKPQECGARPAMEKPTRIVGGLGAASGEVPWQVSLKEGPRHFCGATVVGDRWLLSAAHCFNHTKAERVQAHLGTASLLGVGGSPVKLGLRRVALHPRYNPGILDFDVAVLELASPLVFNKYIQPVCLPLAIQKFPVGRKCVISGWGNTQEGNATKPDTLQKASVGIIDQKACSVLYNFSLTDRMLCAGFLEGKVDSCQGDSGGPLACEEAPGVFYLAGIVSWGVGCAQAQKPGVYTRITRLKGWILDTMSSGSPPRPPPTTSRTPVTSSCLPRTTASLTVPGVTTSRPTTPGASSRATVQPADMTVSVTSSTAPGKTLPADTPESTTRSQLPGCGLSPARALARIVGGSAAGRGEWPWQVSLWLRRREHRCGAVLVAERWLLSAAHCFDVYGDPKQWVAFLGTPFLSGAEGQLERVARIYKHPFYNRYTLDYDVALLELAGPVRRSRLVRPICLPEPTPRPSEGTHCVITGWGSVREGGSMARQLQKAAVQLLSEQTCRRFYPVQISSRMLCAGFPQGGVDSCSGDAGGPLACREPSGQWVLTGVTSWGYGCGRPHFPGVYTRVAAVRGWIGQNIEE, encoded by the exons TTCGTGAGCAGCTTCCGGGAGACGGAGCTGGAGGCCGTCTGCACGGGCTGCACGGTGCTCAGCTACCG GGACGGGAACGCCAGCGTCCTGGTGCGCTTTCGGCTGCACTTCCTGCGCGCGCTCCGGCCACCCGGCCTGGACCTGGAGGAGGAGCTGCTCCGGCAGGGCCTGCGGGCCAGCCTGCGGGGTCGCGGGGTCCCCCTGGCCGCCTACGGCACCATCGTGTCGGCAGAGCTCACGG GCAGCCGCGGGGGACCTGGGACAGCCACCGAAAGAGACTTAAAGTCAG GCCACTGCCCGGGGAGCTCCTTCTCCTGCCAGAGCCAGCAGTGTGTGGACACAGTGAACCCCGAGTGTGACGACAGGGTGGACTGCGCGGACGGGTCCGACGAGGCACACTGCG ACTGCGGGCTGCAGCCGGGCTGGAGGTCAGCGGGCAGGATCGTGGGCGGCGTGGAGGCCGCCCCCGGGGAGTTCCCCTGGCAAGCCAGCCTGCGCGAGGACCAGGAGCATTTCTGCGGAGCCACCGTCATCGGGGCCAGGTGGCTGGTGTCTGCCGCCCACTGCTTCAACGA ATTCCAGGACCCGTCCCAGTGGGTGGCCTTCACGGGCACCACCCACCTCAGTGGTTCGGAGGCCAGCGCCGTGCGCTCCCGGGTGGTCCGGATCGCCAAGCACCCCTCCTACAACCCGGACACGGCCGACTTCGACGTGGCGGTGCTGGAGCTGGCCCGGGCCCTGCCCCTGGGCAGGTACATCCAGCCCGTGTGCCTCCCGGCCCCCACCCACGTCTTCCCGCCAGGCAGGAAGTGTCTCATCTCGGGCTGGGGCTACCTCAAGGAGGACTTCC TGGTCAAGCCAGAGGTGCTGCAGAAAGCCACTGTGGAGCTGCTGGACCAGGCCCTGTGTGCTGGCCTGTACGGCCCCTCACTCACCGACAGGATGGTGTGTGCCGGCTACCTGGACGGGAAGGTGGACTCCTGTCAG GGTGACTCGGGAGGGCCCCTGGTCTGTGAGGAGCCCTCCGGCAGGTTCTTTCTGGCTGGCATCGTGAGCTGGGGCATCGGCTGTGCAGAAGCAGGGCGTCCCGGGGTCTACGCCCGGGTCACACGGCTGCGGGACTGGATCCTGCAGGCAACCTCCACGGCCAGCAAGCCACCAGCCCCGGTTGTGGCTTCTGTCCCCACCGCCCCCAGCACTGCCTGGCTGACCAGCCCTGAGAGCCCTACGGTTGACACTCCCGCCCAGCCCATGCAGGCCACCAGCCCTGCACCCCTGGGCTCCTTCATGGCTCCTAAACCACAAG AGTGCGGGGCCCGGCCTGCGATGGAGAAGCCCACCCGAATTGTGGGTGGGCTTGGGGCTGCGTCTGGGGAGGTGCCCTGGCAGGTCAGCCTCAAGGAAGGTCCAAGGCACTTCTGCGGAGCCACCGTGGTGGGTGACCGCTGGCTGCTGTCAGCTGCCCACTGCTTCAACCA CACCAAGGCCGAGCGCGTGCAGGCCCACCTGGGCACCGCATCACTCCTGGGCGTGGGCGGGAGCCCTGTGAAGCTTGGGCTGCGCAGGGTGGCACTGCATCCCCGGTACAATCCTGGCATCCTGGACTTCGACGTGGCGGTGCTGGAGCTGGCCAGCCCCCTGGTCTTCAACAAGTACATCCAGCCTGTCTGCCTCCCCCTGGCCATCCAGAAATTCCCTGTGGGCCGCAAGTGCGTGATCTCAGGCTGGGGTAACACGCAGGAAGGAAACG CCACCAAGCCCGACACCCTGCAGAAGGCCTCCGTGGGCATCATCGACCAGAAGGCCTGCAGCGTGCTGTACAACTTCTCCCTCACCGACCGCATGCTCTGTGCAGGCTTTCTGGAGGGCAAAGTCGACTCCTGCCAG GGCGACTCCGGGGGACCCCTGGCCTGCGAGGAGGCCCCAGGTGTGTTTTACCTGGCAGGGATCGTGAGCTGGGGCGTTGGCTGTGCTCAGGCTCAGAAGCCCGGAGTGTACACGCGCATCACCAGGCTGAAGGGCTGGATCCTGGACACCATGTCCTCAGGCTCCCCGCCCAGGCCTCCCCCCACCACCTCGAGGACGCCGGTTACTTCCAGCTGCCTCCCCAGGACGACAGCCAGCCTCACAGTCCCAGGGGTCACCACCAGCAGACCCACCACCCCTGGGGCCAGCAGCAGGGCAACTGTCCAGCCTGCCGACATGACGGTGTCCGTCACAAGCTCAACTGCCCCGGGAAAGACACTGCCTGCAGACACCCCTGAGTCCACCACGCGCTCCCAACTGCCAG GTTGCGGCCTGTCGCCTGCCAGAGCACTGGCCAGGATTGTGGGTGGCAGTGCCGCAGGTCGAGGTGAGTGGCCGTGGCAGGTGAGCCTGTGGCTGCGGCGCAGGGAGCACCGCTGTGGAGCCGTGCTGGTGGCAGAGAGGTGGCTGCTGTCGGCTGCACACTGCTTTGACGT CTATGGGGACCCCAAGCAGTGGGTGGCCTTCTTGGGCACGCCATTCCTGAGCGGCGCCGAGGGGCAGCTGGAGCGCGTGGCGCGCATCTACAAGCACCCCTTCTACAACCGCTACACGCTCGACTACGACGTGGCGCTGCTCGAGTTGGCCGGGCCAGTGCGCCGCAGCCGCCTGGTGCGGCCCATCTGCCTGCCAGAGCCCACACCGCGGCCCTCCGAGGGCACGCACTGCGTCATCACCGGCTGGGGCTCCGTGCGGGAGGGAG GCTCTATGGCGAGGCAGCTGCAGAAGGCCGCTGTGCAGCTCCTCAGCGAGCAGACCTGCCGCCGCTTCTACCCGGTGCAGATCAGCAGCCGCATGCTGTGCGCTGGGTTCCCGCAGGGCGGAGTGGACAGCTGCTCG GGTGATGCTGGGGGACCCCTGGCCTGCAGGGAGCCCTCTGGCCAATGGGTGCTAACTGGGGTCACCAGCTGGGGCTACGGCTGCGGTCGACCTCATTTCCCAGGTGTCTACACTCGAGTGGCTGCTGTGAGAGGCTGGATAGGACAAAACATCGAGGAGTGA